The Pararhizobium sp. IMCC21322 sequence CGGGATGGCGAAACGATAACTGCGGTTGTCCGCCGATTGCCTTATGAAAGGCGTGCAGCGGTTAGCGATATTGTATCCAATGGGTCAGCCTTGGTTGATGGCCTTGGCTGCGGCTTCGTCCAGGGCCAGTTGCTGTCCGCGCGAAACGGTCGTGATCGGGGATTGGAATTTGGCGTTTGCGGCGGCAAAATCTTCGGCTGTGTCAATCTCATTCCAATTTAACCCGCCAACATCAAGCGCGTGAAAAACAGTTCCCGCCGTCACCAATTGTGCATAGGCGGCCTCATAACAGTCCTGATGATGCGCCGGGATTTTCATTCTCTTAGCAAGTTCGGAAAACAGCAGCGATCCGGCCCGGGCACTGATCTTCTCTATGCCGATGGATTCACCGATAGCCGTCTTTGAATCTACAGATTTGCCAATTTCAAGCACGCGCATCTGATCGTCGGCAAGAACCTTCACCTCGTCGTTTTCCAATGCGGTATTTCGATCAATGCAAAGCACGTTTGGCAGATCACTATCCATGAGGAGGCGCAGGATTTTGACGTCAAACACTACATCGGCATCAAACTTGATGAATTCTGAGCCCCCGACTGCGGTGGATGCCAACATCAAAGAATAGGCCGTACCGGTATCTTGGTACATCTCATTGAAAACATAACTGATGCGGATGCCCCGAAAAGTCTTGCTGACGAATTGCCTGATCTGATCGTCTTGGTGCCCCAACACCAGAACAAATTGGGAAATACCGGAACTCAGGCAATTCCGGATTATCCGTTCAAGGATGGCAGACCCGCCAACAGACAGCAGGCCTTTAGGACAATCATCCGTCAGAGGGCTTAGGCGTGATCCAATGCCAGCCGCCAGAATGACAGCCTTGGGCGCGCGTTTGTTTTCTTCTGTCATTGTCGAATGTATCCCTTTGTTTGGCAGTCAATGACTGCGCTATTTCTGTGCGGGAAATTTTCGGTCGGCAGTGATAGTCATCCCCTGCTCCGCGGCCCGGTAGAGACCACAATTCAACTTGGAAAATACAGCCCCACCAGCCAGGGCTTCTGCCGCATCATTCAGAAATTGAACGCTTGTGACCAAAAACCAGGAAACGCCCCATGATGAAGATCGGTCACAAATGTTGTGACCCGCATAAGCCAGGAATTAGCGTTAAGAGGCAAGAATTAGCGTTAAGTGGAATGTCACGCTGAGCCCGATCACAATCAGAGGTCGCAAAACGGCCAAGCCCAGATTCATATATTGTGACGTTGAATTTTGACAGGTTCAATTGAGAACCAATTGAGACAATTCAAACTTCAAGATTTAAATTGAACCACAAAATCTCTGGCGCTTCACGCGTCGAATATCCTTGCAAGGGTAAGGGTCCGCCCCCTCAATAGCAAGGGCTAAGTGTTTTCGCTGCTTGTTTGCACAACCGGGAGTGGTGTGAATTAACCGCCGAGAGCAGGCCTAAACTGGAAGCTTTTTCCTTCGGTATTTCTGCTTTTGGTGTCTGGCCGCAAGGTATGTGTGTGCGGCAGTCGGGGTATGGCGCCAAATCAGTCACTTGACAGTTTCACAATTTTTACCAGTGTTCTTCTTAGCCATGACAGCTTGTACTTTGGGACACCGGGGCATCTCCGACGGATGAATTTGTTCGTGTTTTTCTACTTATGATAGTTATTGCGATTTCGTTGTTTGCTGCCGGTTGGGTTTTCTGTGCCTCTCTGCTTGATCATTCAAAGATTGCGGAATGCCGTTCACCTGTAAGCGCAGCCGTGGCTTCTCTGGCCAGAGAAAATGCAGCGAACACTTGGTGCGTATAATTTTACCGGCAAATGGGCACCAATCACGCCAAGTGACAGTTTCACACAGAATATTGCACTGCACACAAGCGAAGACAGCTTGTGTTTTGCGGCTTCGGGCGGCATCTTCGCCCGATGAACATATTGCCTCAACTCCCCTTCATGGATGTCATCGCCATCTCCTGGTTTGCAACTGCCTGGGTCGTCTATGCCTATTTGCTTGACCATTCGAAGATCGCTGAAAAAACGCTGTCTGCAGCGATGGATAAACAGCGTGAATTATGGATGAAGACAATGCTGCAACGCGAGTTGCGCATTGTGGACACGTCTATCATGGCTGGCCTGCAACAGGGCACGGCATTCTTTGCCTCGACATCCATTTTTGCCATTGGTGGCACCTTTGCCCTGCTGAATGGTGCTGAAGAGGTGCTGGCGATTTTCAGTCACCTGCCCTACGCCATTGAAATGACCCGGGCAGAATGGGAAACCAAGATACTGGGCATGCTGTTGGTCTATGCCTATGCCTTCTTCAAATTCGGCTGGGCTTACCGCCTGTTCAACTATGCCTCAATGCTGGTCGGTGCCGTACCTGCCAAGGAACACGCCGGAACAGAATATGCCAAGACGGCCGTCCAAAGCGCTGCTGAAATGACGATCCTCGCCGGCATTCACTTCAACCGCGGTTTGCGCGCCTTCTTTTTCGCCATGGGCTTCCTCGGCTGGTTCCTGGGTCCGGAAGTCTTCATAATCTCAACAACTCTTGTGCTGCTGGTTTTGTTGCGAAGGCAGTTCTATTCCGCTTCGCGCCGTGCAGCCTTCACAAGCCTTCGGGCAAGCGAGTCATTTTATGGACCAGAACAATCTGATTGACGCCAAAATTCTGGAATTGATTGAACAGCGTGGTGCCGACAAGACAATTTGCCCATCAGAAGTGGCCCGCGCATTGGCAGGCAGTGATGAAAAGAAATGGCGCTTGTTGATGAAGCCCATCAGGACCAGAGCGGTTTTGCTCGCCGAACAGCAGGAAGTTGCCATCAGGCGCAAGGGCAAGCTGGTTGATCCCCAAAATTTCAAAGGGGTTTACCGACTTGGCAACTTCTCCAAGTGACGTGCCCGTCTATTATGGCATTGCACCATACACGCCTGTCAGATTGCAGTTTGGGCGCATCTCATCATGCATGAAACAAGCTTTGATTACCCCAATAGAAAGCGTTTGATACTCAAATGCTTTCCTTGCCGATCTGGGAGATCGTCGGGCGGGCAAATACGTTCAAGGGATCACACGCCATTCGCATCCCTTGATGATCTGGTCAGCTGAGTGCCTGCCTGACATGATGCAAGCGACACGATAAATTTTGAACACAACAACCTGATCTGGTTTCTGTGCCAACATGAAAAACTCATCAATTCATACGAAAAAACCAGCGAAAAATAACCAAAACCGCTCAATTCCGGGATTTCGTAAATGCATGAAATGCATATCAGACGCCCATAAATATGCATTGGACGTCATGCAATGCATGAGTGACACTAAATTCAGGATAATAGAGGAAGTGAGATCATGAAAAGTTACAAACGATTTTCAAAATTTGGTGTGTTCCTTTGTGCCGGGGCAGCAGTTGCAGTAACAGCTGGCACTGCGTTCGCTGAGTTTCCAGAACGAAGTGTAAAAATAACTGTTGGTTTTGGGCCTGGCGGCGGCGTGGACACAATTACAAGAGCCGCTTCAGATGCTCTTTCTGAATCTCTCGGACAGTCGGTTGTCGTCGACAACCAGCCCGGTGCCGGTGGCGCACTTGCATTGACTGCTCTTCTTGCAAAACCAGCTGACGGATACGAACTGGCCGCGGCAATCACGACCACGGTTTCCTTTGATCCGCACACGACCGATCTGGCCTATGATATTGACTCGTTCGACTATATCGGAGCTTTCGGCGTATTTCCCGAGGCAATTGTTGCCCTTCCATCAAAGGGTTGGGACAGTTTCTCAGACATTATTGCTGCAGCGAAAGGAGACCCTGACGGATTGAACTACGCATCAACAACTTCGCTTGATCGCGTTATCATGGCATCCATCGCGAAACAGGAAGGTGTCACAATAAAGCCGGTTCCGACCAAGGGTGGCGCAGAAGCCGTCGCCCAAACGCTCGGTGGACATGTGGATTTTGCTTACAGTTCGGGCACCTATTATGCTCAGGCAAAAGCGGGTGATCTTGCGGTAATGGCCGGTCTTGGCCAGGATCCTATCCCCGGTTTTGAGGATGCACCGACCCTGTCAAGCCTTGGCTATGACATTTCAAGCGTCAACATGGTTGTGTATGTTGCACCAGCAGGGCTGGACGACGAGACCAAAACAATCCTTGTGAATGCATTCAAGGCGGCTGCGGAATCAGAGACAGTCCTTGAAATTCTGGCTGGCAGAAATATGGGTAGTTTTATTTTGACCGGTGACGAATTTGAAGCGCAAATCCGCGCGCAGAGCGATCAATTCAAAGCAGCGCTTGAATAGGATGAAACCTGGCAACGGTCCAGAGCGAATTGGGTCTGAACGAAAGTTCAGGCCCATTTGCGAATTTGCAATTGTTTTTTCCCTTGGCTTGATCTGCCTCACTGTCATCATCCCCGGTGGCACACAGGAAAGCGACAACTTTGGTTTGTCACCAAGAATGGTCCCCGTTGCGACCATTGTCATTATCCTCTGCTTCGCGGTGATCGGGCTGCTCATTAATCTGACTCGGCCCACAAAGTCTGCCGTACCAGCCAGTGACGGGTTGGCTGGTGTACTGCTTCTCTGCGCCGCGACACTGACAGGAGCGTGGGCAATTCATCAATTTGAGCTGTTGGCAGGAGGAACGATCCTGGTCTTTCTGACTGCGCTGGCGGTTGGGATGCGGAATGTCCTGTATCTTTCACTCATGGTCGGAGCAGCTCTGTTGTTGCTGTCTTTCATAAAATGGGCGGGACTCTGAACTTTGGAAACATTCCTTCAGGGGGCAGCTGATGCACTCCAGTTTTCATCAGTCATCGCGGTCATTGGTGGTATCTTTCTTGGCTATGTCGTGGGTGTTCTTCCCGGC is a genomic window containing:
- a CDS encoding tripartite tricarboxylate transporter substrate binding protein; the encoded protein is MKSYKRFSKFGVFLCAGAAVAVTAGTAFAEFPERSVKITVGFGPGGGVDTITRAASDALSESLGQSVVVDNQPGAGGALALTALLAKPADGYELAAAITTTVSFDPHTTDLAYDIDSFDYIGAFGVFPEAIVALPSKGWDSFSDIIAAAKGDPDGLNYASTTSLDRVIMASIAKQEGVTIKPVPTKGGAEAVAQTLGGHVDFAYSSGTYYAQAKAGDLAVMAGLGQDPIPGFEDAPTLSSLGYDISSVNMVVYVAPAGLDDETKTILVNAFKAAAESETVLEILAGRNMGSFILTGDEFEAQIRAQSDQFKAALE
- a CDS encoding phosphocholine cytidylyltransferase family protein; the encoded protein is MTEENKRAPKAVILAAGIGSRLSPLTDDCPKGLLSVGGSAILERIIRNCLSSGISQFVLVLGHQDDQIRQFVSKTFRGIRISYVFNEMYQDTGTAYSLMLASTAVGGSEFIKFDADVVFDVKILRLLMDSDLPNVLCIDRNTALENDEVKVLADDQMRVLEIGKSVDSKTAIGESIGIEKISARAGSLLFSELAKRMKIPAHHQDCYEAAYAQLVTAGTVFHALDVGGLNWNEIDTAEDFAAANAKFQSPITTVSRGQQLALDEAAAKAINQG
- a CDS encoding DUF3253 domain-containing protein, which encodes MDQNNLIDAKILELIEQRGADKTICPSEVARALAGSDEKKWRLLMKPIRTRAVLLAEQQEVAIRRKGKLVDPQNFKGVYRLGNFSK
- a CDS encoding DUF599 domain-containing protein, coding for MNILPQLPFMDVIAISWFATAWVVYAYLLDHSKIAEKTLSAAMDKQRELWMKTMLQRELRIVDTSIMAGLQQGTAFFASTSIFAIGGTFALLNGAEEVLAIFSHLPYAIEMTRAEWETKILGMLLVYAYAFFKFGWAYRLFNYASMLVGAVPAKEHAGTEYAKTAVQSAAEMTILAGIHFNRGLRAFFFAMGFLGWFLGPEVFIISTTLVLLVLLRRQFYSASRRAAFTSLRASESFYGPEQSD